The following are encoded together in the Pseudomonas sediminis genome:
- the ahcY gene encoding adenosylhomocysteinase encodes MSFNDFKVADISLADWGRKELIIAESEMPALMGLRRKYAASQPLKGAKILGCIHMTIQTGVLIETLTALGAEVRWSSCNIFSTQDQAAAAIAAAGIPVFAWKGETEEEYEWCIEQTILKDGQPWDANMVLDDGGDLTEILHKKYPQMLERIHGVTEETTTGVHRLLDMLAKGELKIPAINVNDAVTKSKNDNKYGCRHSLNDAIKRGTDHLLSGKQALVIGYGDVGKGSAQSLRQEGMIVKVSEIDPICAMQACMDGFELVSPYKNGLNDGTEASVDAALLGKIDLIVTTTGNVNVCDAGMLKALKKRAVVCNIGHFDNEIDTAFMRKNWAWEEVKPQVHKIHRTGAGSFDPANDDYLILLAEGRLVNLGNATGHPSRIMDGSFANQVLAQIFLFEQKFADLSAEKKAERLTVEVLPKKLDEEVALEMVKGFGGVVTQLTKQQADYIGVTVEGPFKPDTYRY; translated from the coding sequence ATGTCTTTCAATGATTTCAAAGTCGCCGACATTTCCCTGGCCGATTGGGGCCGCAAAGAGCTGATCATCGCCGAGTCCGAGATGCCGGCACTGATGGGCCTGCGCCGCAAGTACGCCGCCAGCCAACCGCTGAAAGGCGCGAAGATCCTCGGCTGCATTCACATGACCATCCAGACCGGCGTGCTCATCGAGACGCTCACCGCCCTGGGCGCGGAAGTGCGCTGGTCGTCCTGCAACATCTTCTCTACCCAGGATCAGGCCGCTGCCGCCATCGCCGCCGCCGGCATCCCGGTATTCGCCTGGAAGGGCGAGACCGAAGAAGAGTACGAGTGGTGCATCGAGCAGACCATCCTCAAGGACGGCCAGCCGTGGGACGCCAACATGGTGCTGGACGACGGTGGTGACCTGACCGAGATCCTGCACAAGAAATACCCGCAGATGCTCGAGCGCATCCACGGCGTCACCGAAGAGACCACCACCGGTGTACACCGCCTGCTGGACATGCTGGCCAAGGGCGAGCTGAAGATCCCGGCGATCAACGTCAACGACGCGGTCACCAAGAGCAAGAACGACAACAAGTACGGTTGCCGTCACAGCCTCAACGATGCCATCAAGCGCGGCACCGACCATCTGTTGTCGGGCAAGCAGGCGCTGGTCATCGGCTACGGTGACGTGGGCAAGGGCTCGGCCCAGTCGCTGCGTCAGGAAGGCATGATCGTCAAGGTCTCCGAAATTGACCCGATCTGCGCCATGCAGGCCTGCATGGACGGCTTCGAGCTGGTTTCCCCATACAAGAACGGTCTCAACGACGGCACCGAAGCCAGCGTCGACGCTGCGCTGCTGGGCAAGATCGACCTGATCGTCACCACCACCGGCAACGTCAACGTCTGTGACGCGGGCATGCTCAAGGCCCTGAAGAAGCGCGCCGTGGTGTGCAACATCGGCCACTTCGACAACGAGATCGACACTGCCTTCATGCGCAAGAACTGGGCATGGGAAGAGGTCAAGCCGCAGGTGCACAAGATCCACCGCACCGGCGCCGGCAGCTTCGATCCGGCCAACGACGACTACCTGATCCTGCTGGCCGAAGGCCGCCTGGTGAACCTGGGCAACGCCACCGGCCACCCGAGCCGCATCATGGACGGCTCCTTCGCCAACCAGGTGCTGGCGCAGATCTTCCTGTTCGAGCAGAAGTTCGCTGATCTGTCCGCCGAGAAGAAGGCCGAGCGCCTGACCGTCGAAGTGCTGCCGAAGAAGCTCGACGAAGAAGTGGCGCTGGAAATGGTCAAGGGCTTCGGCGGTGTGGTCACCCAGCTGACCAAGCAGCAGGCCGACTACATCGGCGTGACCGTGGAAGGCCCGTTCAAGCCGGACACCTATCGCTACTGA
- a CDS encoding acyl-CoA thioesterase, which yields MNFHTRKWIKPEDLNPNGTLFGGSLLKWIDEEAAIYAIVQLDNQRVVTKYISEINFVSSARQSDIIELGITATEFGRTSITLCCEVRNKVTRKSILTIDKLVFVNLGEDGLPAPHGKTAITYAKDRFPG from the coding sequence ATGAATTTCCATACTCGCAAGTGGATCAAGCCCGAGGATCTCAACCCCAACGGCACTCTGTTCGGCGGCAGCCTGCTGAAATGGATCGATGAAGAAGCAGCGATCTACGCCATCGTCCAGCTCGACAATCAGCGCGTGGTGACCAAGTACATCTCCGAGATCAACTTCGTCAGCTCGGCGCGGCAGAGCGACATCATCGAGCTGGGTATCACTGCTACCGAGTTTGGCCGCACCTCCATCACCCTGTGCTGCGAAGTGCGCAACAAGGTAACCCGCAAGAGCATCCTGACCATCGACAAGCTGGTGTTCGTCAACCTCGGTGAGGATGGCTTGCCGGCCCCTCACGGCAAGACGGCGATCACCTACGCCAAGGATCGCTTCCCCGGCTGA
- a CDS encoding MAPEG family protein, with protein MTLAYWCVLIAIFLPYLGTATAKFLGPGYGPRANQDPRAFLGTLEGWRKRANNAQLNGFEVTPAFAAAVIIAHQAGGAEQALLDQLAMAFIVSRVLYFICYLADWGPVRSLVWFAGMGLIAALFVVSAS; from the coding sequence ATGACCCTTGCCTACTGGTGCGTACTGATCGCCATCTTTCTGCCCTACCTGGGCACTGCCACTGCCAAGTTCCTTGGCCCCGGCTACGGGCCGCGCGCCAATCAGGACCCGCGCGCCTTCCTGGGCACGCTGGAGGGCTGGCGTAAGCGCGCCAACAACGCCCAGCTCAATGGCTTCGAGGTGACTCCGGCGTTCGCCGCCGCAGTGATCATCGCGCACCAGGCCGGTGGCGCCGAGCAAGCGCTGCTCGACCAGTTGGCCATGGCGTTCATCGTCAGCCGTGTGCTGTATTTCATCTGCTACCTGGCCGACTGGGGCCCTGTTCGTTCGCTGGTGTGGTTCGCCGGGATGGGGCTGATCGCGGCCTTGTTCGTGGTGTCCGCTAGCTGA
- a CDS encoding c-type cytochrome encodes MTLKKLLLLTCICLTLAACGGVDPNSPLGKRQAAFKEMLKVSEDLGGMLRNRIPYDEAAFISGAAKLERLSHEPWQHFPQVRDDERSKANPEVWQRQEQFQKMARDLEQATAALVQATTAPPLRRSELEPAVQAVEDSCEACHKAFRAY; translated from the coding sequence ATGACCTTGAAGAAACTCCTGCTGCTCACCTGCATCTGCCTGACCCTGGCTGCTTGTGGTGGGGTCGACCCCAACTCGCCGTTGGGCAAGCGCCAAGCCGCGTTCAAGGAGATGCTCAAGGTCAGCGAAGACCTCGGTGGGATGTTGCGCAATCGTATTCCCTACGACGAAGCCGCATTCATCAGCGGCGCAGCCAAGCTCGAGCGTCTGTCGCACGAGCCCTGGCAGCACTTTCCACAGGTGCGTGACGACGAGCGCAGCAAGGCCAATCCCGAGGTCTGGCAGCGCCAGGAGCAATTCCAGAAGATGGCGCGTGATCTGGAGCAGGCCACCGCCGCACTGGTGCAGGCGACGACCGCTCCGCCGTTACGCCGCTCCGAGCTGGAGCCGGCAGTGCAGGCTGTCGAGGATAGTTGCGAGGCCTGCCACAAGGCGTTTCGCGCTTACTGA
- a CDS encoding DUF1090 domain-containing protein: MNRQTALLGLLLAANLNATPILAADGDGGCAAKRQVIEEKIEAARKNGNSQQLDGLQRALGNVEMNCDDATLHSDRLASVKEAREEVQEREMDLREAMGKGDQETIAKRQAKLAEARAELEQAEAEARADQ; this comes from the coding sequence ATGAATCGTCAAACCGCTTTGCTCGGCCTCTTGCTGGCCGCCAATCTCAACGCCACGCCCATCCTCGCTGCAGACGGCGACGGTGGCTGTGCGGCCAAGCGCCAGGTCATCGAAGAAAAGATCGAGGCCGCGCGCAAGAACGGCAACTCACAGCAACTGGATGGATTGCAAAGGGCGCTGGGCAATGTGGAAATGAATTGCGACGACGCCACCCTGCACAGTGATCGCCTGGCCAGCGTCAAGGAAGCCCGTGAGGAAGTGCAGGAGCGTGAGATGGATCTGCGCGAAGCCATGGGCAAGGGCGATCAGGAAACGATCGCCAAGCGTCAGGCCAAGTTGGCCGAGGCGCGCGCCGAACTGGAGCAGGCCGAGGCCGAAGCGCGCGCCGATCAGTAA